Proteins co-encoded in one Papaver somniferum cultivar HN1 chromosome 5, ASM357369v1, whole genome shotgun sequence genomic window:
- the LOC113279712 gene encoding F-box/kelch-repeat protein At3g23880-like, which translates to MTYEGTRILSTCNGLIFASSPDVYGGIYIWNPVTKEHKFIKPVMSGFRYVCEIGWGFGYDCGIQDYKVVSIVHYKNSPSNYSHVEVYTLGLNSWRTSLCIPYRLARGGPAGVFSNGALHWLTQSCSGTKLQVLLSFDVKDEDYGVRQSWTTLFKIDQLMTVDIPSFHYLRRTVLLRNGEILLEIQLDAGGDTLFVVYDAKRERARIVKILKKENERLQNHSLRDDSRPFYEMDSYVQSLVSVNSGSYLQDRNKM; encoded by the exons ATGACTTATGAAGGGACTAGGATTTTGAGTACTTGTAATGGTTTAATTTTTGCTAGCAGTCCTGATGTTTATGGTGGTATATACATTTGGAATCCAGTTACAAAAGAGCATAAGTTTATAAAACCAGTTATGTCAGGGTTTAGATATGTTTGTGAAATTGGGTGGGGGTTTGGTTATGATTGCGGAATTCAGGATTACAAGGTTGTATCAATTGTTCATTATAAGAATTCTCCTTCAAATTATTCGCATGTTGAGGTTTATACATTAGGTTTAAATTCATGGAGAACGAGTTTGTGCATTCCGTATAGACTTGCTAGAGGAGGACCTGCTGGGGTGTTTTCcaatggagctcttcattggttaaCCCAATCATGTTCAGGTACCAAATTACAAGTTTTACTTTCGTTTGATGTGAAAGATGAG GATTATGGAGTGAGACAGTCATGGACTACATTGTTCAAGATCGACCAGCTAATGACAGTTGATATTCCATCTTTTCACTACTTAAGGAGGACTGTACTTCTGAGAAATGGTGAGATCCTATTAGAGATTCAATTGGATGCAGGGGGTGACACTTTGTTTGTAGTATATGACGCGAAGCGGGAGAGAGCTAGGATTGTAAAGATCTTGAAGAAAGAAAACGAAAGACTTCAGAACCACAGTCTTAGAGATGATTCAAGACCATTTTATGAGATGGACAGTTATGTGCAGAGCCTAGTCTCGGTAAATTCAGGTTCTTATCTTCAGGATCGTAATAAAATGTAG